The genome window ATTTAGATTGCACAACCTCTGGAAATTGTGTTATTGCTTTCACTTTCATGCACAGAGATAACAAAAACCATTGCATTTGGAATGAACTGACTGCCATCCAGTGGAGAATACTGACTACATGTATGAAGAGTTTGCCAATACTTTTAAATCTACATGGACTGCATGTATGAAACTGAACATTGCATTCATCTCAACCCCGACCCCAGTCAGATCTTTGCATGCTAGCTGGAAATGGCTCCATtcttcaaaataaagaaactttacatttacaaaACCTGCTGCACAAAAGCATCTTTATAGTGGATAAATCAAAGTCACTGTTAACATAAAGGTCCACTGTGTGATTTTTTGCGACATCTAGCAgtaagattgtgaattgcaaccatgGCACAGTTCACAGCTCACCCTTTCCTTTCgcaatgcatagagaagctacggtagcaaccacaggacaaacatgtgattgtctgagacaacatagggaCAAAATATActttgtagagcagtttgtccattaaaaggacactccactttttttgaaaatatgctcattttcctgctcccctagagttaaacatttgatttttacagttttggaatctattcagccgatctccgggtctggcagtaccacttttagcatagcttagcataatccattgaaactgattagaccattagcattgtgctaaaaaataaccaaagagtttcgatatttttcctatttaaaacttgactcttctgtagttgcattcatgtactaagactgactgaaaattaaaagttgagattttctaggccgatatggctaggaactatactctcattctggtgtaatagtGAAGGATTTTGCTGTcttaccatggctgcagcaggcgcaatgatattacacagcacctgaaagtagtccccttggtaactttcagtagcaggggactatttttaggcactgtgtaacttttaattttccgttggtcttagtatACAATgtaagagtcaagttttaaataggaaaaatatcgaaactctttggttatttttaagtgcgatgctaatggtctaatcagattcaatggattatgctaagctatgctaaaagtggtaccaccacgCCTGGatattggctgaatggattccaaaatggtaaaaattaaatgtttaactttaggagagctgaaaaatgagcatattttcaataaaagtgaagtgtccctttaagggctACTGCAGAAACATGGTGGCGCAAAATGGCAACTTTCATGTAACCCgtagtgtatgtagataaaaatgccTAATTTTAAGGtagtaaaaacaatacagttcattttttaagatctttatacaccactgataatatagttacgTATATCATACTGCATTTCTGTCatgagatccttctaaaagttacacaatgcacctttattGCACAATGAACATGAACAAGTGCattggcattaactaacattaaagcaacactaaagagttattgctctttgctccccctacaggttagacgcgtaattgttctttagcactgtcgtaaatactgcagcatagctggctctgattggattgtaggtctgccgtaaagcaagtatttgtagttttcactcgaactacaggaccactacccgacggttggaaacttctttagtgcggttttggccgatagagggctacAAAGCggatgtgaaagtgccattcaccctgttttgagtggatgaaccactgaaacttttttggaaacgtttaaggtaaaaaagctctttggtgttgctttaataaagataaaggaaaactatattgttcattgttagtttatgttaccgtagcatttactaatgttacagtaacaaatacaaccttattaaCGTGTTACCaaaggttctttggggaaccaaaattggttcttctatgacatcacaataaagaacatttttatAAGCCTTTTCAAAAACACCAGCAGCTGGTGGGTTTTGTCCACGCTGAGTGCTGGCCCTCTGcggttttttatttttcagagttgaaaaatgttcagcTTCGGGTGAaacgctcagctcgtcaatgtcacttttcacttgactgtccaatcacagtggacgAGGGGCtggacaaatattacaataaaGAGCCAGTGCATCGTTTAAGCATGGGGGTATTACAGAAACGTGGTTATGTGACATACCCAGATATGTTTGAAATTGAAAATGTCTTTATGTATTCCCCGTGTGCACACATTAACTTTAGGTTACCAGTAGGAGGTTGATTGAACCAACTCCCTCAGAACCGACATGATCAGGGTAAGCAGGTTTTAGATTAATTAACCGAAAGTTCAGGGTTTCGCTGATGTTAACCAcgctttctggaatacaccccagaagtatcatagcaaccaaagcgctcagctgaaaaacactGACAAGTGCCCAAAGTCTGCGCACGCCTGGCATATTCAGCGGTgtttaaacgctttggtgtacacattttatttttgttcattctTCTAAAGAATAACAACAAAACTGACATCTTCATATTCATCtgttaaactttaaaacaatATGTATCTCTAAAATGCTTCAAAGAAATAAATCAAATACTTTTGTGATAgctcaaagttttatttattaaaaataatattcagaagaaaaaaaacaaatgtcacAGAATTAAGTTCAagctaaaatgaaaattctgttcaTGGCACTCATTAAATTCCATAGGAGGAGAAAgaaatactatagaagtcaatatTTCTGTTAACTGTGTGACTGCCAtcctttattaaaatatcttcttttgtgattaacagaagaaagaaactcatacatgaggtttgaaacaacatgaggatgagtaaatgttaAAAGGAttatcatttttgggtaaactctCCCTTTAATATTGCATGACAAAATAAAAGGCATTACTAGGCCATTATTgcttattttcaagaaaagtaAGTTTGTTAAAAAGACTCTCaactttttaaagaaaaatgctaattttccagctcccctagagttaaacattgaatttttaccgttttggaatccattcagccaatctccgggtctagctgtaccacttttagcatagcttagcataatccattgaatctgattagaccattagcattgcgctaaaaaatggctgtaggaggcgcaatgatattacgcagcgcctgaaaataatcccctgccattgaaagttaataaggggactattttcggggactgagtaatatcattgcacctcctgcagcaatgttacggcagcaattgtccttgattattacgccagaatgagagtatagttcctagccatatctgcatagaaaatcacaactttgaATTTTCTGTGGTCttacgatgtaactacagaagagtcaagttttaaataggaaaaatattgaaagtctttggttattttttagtgcgatgctaatggtctaatcagattcaatggattatgctaagctatgctaaaagtgctagcgccagacccggatatCGACTGAAGGGATTTCAAAActgtaaacatcaaatgtttaacttttgaggagctgaaaaattagcatattttcaaaaaaagtggagtgtctctttaagttAGTATTTTGCAAAGTGTAATCACCCAATGAAAACAAACATATGTACATATCCACAGCTACATTATTCACTGTATACGGTCATTTCCCATTTTGGTTACATTCTCAAAAATTACATAAGCACAGGATAGACTATCACAGGAATAAAGCTGAATGCCAGAATATCAGATGTCAACACCAGGTTTAGTCTGAAGGTCTACCAGACGCCAGCAAAGTTGGAGATCCACTGCCATAACCCATTTTATTACAGTGCTCCACTCGTTCTGTCGTTATGACCTTGAGTTTAAGAATCCAAAACAACAGAATTTTTATAGTAGCATCTTACAGTAGATGAAACACATGAGGTCTGCTTACATGAAACATAGATTTGTTGCTAGTGAGCAGGTTAGATTTCCACATTAATATTGTCCAAGTCTGCATGCAATAGGACAAGTATGAAAGGTACTTACATCAGTGAGCTTGTGTTTATGAACACAACTGACAAATGGTATGGGTTTAGGCTCGATCTCTCCAGCGTAGGTTTTGTAACAGACGGCACAGTCAATAAGAGGCTTGAAACAGACAAAAGTGTATTTATATGAAAATGCATCTGAACATTTATCTGTGGCACAGTCAAAACTTACTTACACGATCATTCCTGAATGCACACATGGTCGTGTCCGCATTCTCTGTTCCTTTTGTGCATTTGGTGGCTTTTAGGTAAAAGTTATGGTAGACGTACGTGACATCAAACCCTGCCTACAGAGAAATAACAAACATGCATACATGCACAAAAAATCCTAAATATGTATTACTTGTACTACAAATGCCAGCTAATAACTTTAAACTTGATCTTTcactaaaacataaaataatgatCTATATCTTACAGTATGACTTAATGGTATGATCATAAGCAAACTCTTTGTTACAATATAATGGCAAGCCAGctaagaaaaaaagagaaacattTACCTCGATTTGTGATTGCTGGATCGATTTTAAGAAGAGAAAATGATGCTGAACACTTTCGTGGTCATGAATGTTTTGTAATGCCAGCTCGACTCCTTTCTTATAAGTTTCTGGAAGTTCGCTAAAGGAAGCTTGAGTTGAAGTCAGTAGGACTCCAGCAGATAGAAACAGAGCAAACATCAGCTTGGCCATCTTTAACCAGTCTGAACACGAACTCTTACTGCATTCACACAAAACAGCTTCATTCCTGGAGGTTTGCCATCTGTTTGTGCagctcagtggttctcaaactgggggctgtGGCCCCATGGGGGCTCCGATGTTGTGCAGGAGGGCACcagtttttacattttataatatacatacatttattatGAATTCTGTGTGATTAAACTTCtgaaaataaggctactaaccaacagcactacattgtatagcttaatatgttttttatgcaaattttcagttttatgttttacttcacactgtaaaaatgcagcaCAAAGTTATAAAAACTTGGTTTTACAAGTCCATTCAACCTACACAAAATTTTCCTTTGGTCTTGTACacgtaactacagaagagtcaagttttaaataggaaaaatgtcaaaactctttggttattttttagcacgatgctaatggtctaatcagattcaatggattatgctaagctatgctaaaagtgctagcgccagacccggagatcagctgaatggattccaaaacggtaaaaatcaaacgtttaactctgggggagctggaaaattagcacattttttaaaaaattggaTTGTCCTTTTAACtaagttttgtttaataaaatgtgagttttagaataatttatattataatttttttgtagaGGGGCGTGAAGGGATGCACCAGACACAAATATGCACggcgaaaaagtttgagaacaacTGCTGTACATGAATAACTACAATATCAAATATCAAATTTTTTAACTACCAGAGGTTGACCAAAGTTGTTATTTATGTTATGAAAATTTcgttaaaaaaacttttatatatttttttaaagtcacaacctaaaagaaaaaaatatgactTATTTGGCCAATGATAATGGCTCTAAGAGGTGGGGTTTAGGCATGAATTTAAAAGCAGCTAATACAACTTAAGATACAAATGTCACATGACATGCACTTACTGTACAGTACTTACCCTTGTGCTCTATAATGACattatttgactttaaaatgaacACAATCTTACAATCATTATATTGTAAATCAGTGATTCTCAACCTTTTTCCCTTTAAGGCCACCTTgttgcccacaacaatatttgaaggccccCACTTACTCAATTTTTAACTTAAAAGTTAAATACAGCTTGGAATGACTAGACAGATGTGTGCtactaaaatggccaaaaaataagaaacatcttaatttttgcttgttttgtcctatttttaatcattttaagtcatcttgaggccccCTTGGAAATCTGCCAAGGCCCCGGCCCCCTGGTTGGGAAACACCGCTGTGAATCATCCAGCTATTCTTTAAGAACAAGTACAGCAGATAACGGACATATCCACAAAAATGCTGTTGTACAATTGTGTTTAATTAAATTcctaaacatgtctaaacatGATGTAGAAACAGTACATGACGTacataaaataagaaaataaagaaGCCCTACCTTGGAAGAGAGAGATTAAGATTGCCATGTTCAAAACAAACTTAAAAATAACAACAATGctgtagaagaaccatttttgtttCCTCAAAGAACTATTCATTGACTGGTTTTGTGTGTCCAGGTTCATATATTTGATATAGCATGGTTCCAGACATCTTTCAAATCTACAGCAGGTACAAGCAGGTAGGAGAGATTTTCAGATTGACTCTTGGTTACAAAgagaacaaaaacacaaaggggAAAAACAGGGAGTTACCGTGATTTCTGAATCACTTTCGAGAAAGCGGTGCTTGAGGGTTTCGTAAGCAATGACCTCTCTCAAAGAGTATCTGACAGTTTGCTCAAAGTGTTTTGCTCAAAGCTTTAGTGGATCTCAGCAAGACTCCAACACGGCACAGCATGACAAACCGGATCAGAGCCATCTTAACCAGTCCAAACACGATTGCCCAAAAACAGCTTTGATGTTCTTTTAAACCGTCACTGTTTGGGCAGTGGTGCACACAGTAAAGATTTCTCCCATGACCTTTATTATATATAACAGTAAGGTGTGATAATGACAGAcaaactttacaataaggttgtttttgttaacattaacaaaaaattgaatcattaattcaattttatttatataacacttttcacattttttttcaattgttttaaagcagctttacatgaataaaagcAGGATAAACACTGGAAAAAATGTGTGGAAAACATAAACAGCAGAATACAGCGGCTATGGTTAAACCGTACTAGCGAGCGTAGTAGTAATGTAAGTTTAGAAGAGAGTTCTAaattaagccaatgtcagctgactccctaggggttgaaaaaaactcctaggagaaaaaaaacctcCCGCCTTTTTTAGGAGGAAAAAGTCCTAAGAAGAAAAAACCCATTGAGAGAGAGCCAtacaattttttatgaaaattcaaacatttaaaataatatatgatttaaaagtgatttaataaatgattaaaaagtGATTAAAAAAATCGGTGGAAAACATAAGCAGAATACagcggctaagattaaaccgtacaagcgagtGTAGCAATAACGTAATGTATAGAAGAGGGTGCCAAGTTAAGCAATGTCAGCTGCCTCCCTaggggttgaaaaaaaactCCTAGGGGAAAAAACCCGGCTTTTTAATCAGGAGGAAAAAGTCCTAGGCAGAAAAAACCCATTGAGGGAGAGCCATACAATTTTAtggaaattaaaatattttaaataatatatgatataaaagtgatttaataaatgattaaaaagtgattaaaaacaaatgtgtGGAAAACATAAGCAGCACAAAACagcggctaagattaaaccgtaCTAACGAGCGTAGCAATAATTTAACATATAGAAGAGGGTGCCAAGTTGAGCAATGTCAGCTGACCCCCTAGGGGTTGAAAAAAACTCCTTAACGTAAAAAGCCCCGGCTTTTTAGTCAGGAGGAAAATGTCCTAGGAAGAAAAAACCCATTGAGAGAGAGCCATAAAATTTTAtggaaattaaaacatttaaaataatatatgatttaaaagtgatttaataaatgattaaaaagtgaaaaaaattggtggaaaacataagcagcagaatacagcggctaagattaaaccgtaCTAACGAGTGTAGTAATAATTTAACATATAGAAGAGGGTGCCAACTTAAGCAATGTAAGCTGGGTTGAAAaaaactcctaggagaaaaaaacccggCTTTTTAATCAGGAGGAAAACGTCCTAggcagaaaaaaaacattgaggGAGAGCCACAATTTTAtggaaattaaaacattttaaataatatatgacataaaagtgatttaataaatgattaaaaagtgattaaaaacaaatgtgtggaaaacataagcagcagaatacagtggctaagattaaaccgtaCTAACAAGCGTAGTAATAATTTAACATATAGAAGAGGGTGCCAACTTAAGCAATGTAAGCTGGGTTGAAAAAAACTCCTGAGAGAAAAAAAACCCGGCTTTTTAGTCAGGAGGAAAATGTCCTAGGAAGAAAAAACCCATTGAGAGAGAGAGCCATAAAATTTTAtggaaattaaaacatttaaaataatatatgatttaaaagtgatttaataaatgattaaaaagtGATAAAATCGGTGGAAAACATAAGCAGAAAACACAGGCTAAGATTAAACTGTACTAGCGAGCGTGGCAATAatatagaagagggtgctaagctaagccaatgtcagctgactccctagGGGTTGAATAAAACTCAGAGAAAAaaggaatttaataggtaccatcaaatgatgaaatttaataggtaccatcaactttGTGCTAATTATCCTCCTTTTGTCTTCCTAGGAGGAAAAGTCCTAGGAAGACAAAACCCATTGAAAGAGAGCCATACaattttatgaaaattaaaacatttaaaataatatgatttaaaagtgatttaataaattattaaaaagtgATAAAATTGGTGGAAAACATAAGCAGAATACagcggctaagattaaaccgCACTAGCGAGTGTAgcaataatgtaacgtatagaagagggtactaagttaagccaatgtcaacTGACTCCCTAGGGGTTGAAAAAAGTCGTTGGAGAAAAAAAACTCCCCATCTTTTTTAGGAGGAAAACGTCCTAGgaagaaaaaaaactattgaGAGAGAGCCATACAATTTTAtggaaattaaaacatttaaaataattagggctgggcatatattaatctagattaatctcatacaacataaaatacattttttgcataatatatgagtttgtgatgtgtgtaaatttaaacacacacacacacacacacacacgcacgcacacacacacacacacacacaaacttaagaaatgttttatttatatatatttttatttatttatatataatatagaatttataataatataaataaatatatgcacaatgtgaatgtttcttaaatacatacatgaattcgtgtgtatttatatgtacataataattacacacagcacaaactcatatgttatgcaaaaaaatcacttttatttatgcccagctctaaaaataatatatgatttaaaactgattcaataaattattaaaaagtgATAAAAAAACGGTGTAAAACATGTGTCAGCTGACTCCCCAGTGGTTGAAAAAAACAACTactaggagaaaaaaactccGGTCTTTAAAGGGAGGCCGGTGGTCAGACATCGGCTGGGCATTACGCTGTATTTGCATTAactatttagaaagattaataaatgataaATACCTATAGGCTATGTGACCCTGgtccacaaaaccagtcaccagGGTCAATTTtatgaaattgagatttatacatcatttgaaagctgaataaatgtaactatttgaaaatcttaaatccgagggtgcaaaaaatctaaatattgagaaaatcgtgTTAACATTTGTCTagatgaagtccttagcaacacatattagtAATGATCACTACATTTTTTGATACATTTATGATAGGAAATTTACCAAATCTCTTCATTGAAGATGacctttacttaatatcctaatgatgtTTGGCATTTTAGAAATatgtataattttgacccataaaatgtattgtttgctattgctacaaatatatccATGTGACTTATTTTGTTGTCCAGAGTCATATATtgcaaatgcatttactaatgttataccatgggtctgttgaatgctgtattctgattggttgagaaatgttccacaggtACGCATTATTTCCGATAACTGCACACATAACTTTTtgaatgtcttaaaaataggcaccagagcaaccgtggtataagtggaataattgactccggtcctttgaattatttgaaaataatgcataaccACCTCagatgtgcattttttttatcgTAAAGTGTTGCTGATAACAGAATACGCATAAGCAGCTTAAATAGAAAAATCAACTTTATTCACAATATGTGTAATTGGTTGTAAATATTGCTTTATGTACacaagaaattaaaaaaatttgatatGAAACTAAAACATAAAATGCATGAAAATGACGTTACACAGATGAAACACAACTCTCGCTTCCCTTTGCCAAATACCAGTCGAACACATACAGTGATTGATATCATCCGACGAACAAATAGCATAATGTTCAATAACGAACCTTCATAAATACTCGTAGACCACCATTCATAAATACCATCCACATAATAGTGCCGTTTAACATCCGTCAAAAAATAACACTACAAGCATTCACACAAAAGTGCTGTTATACCATCATTTCTCCATCTGCAAAGCATCGTCCTGATATGACAACCAAACTTTGAATTTGTTTAATGTGAAAAATAAACTGTGATAATGTGCTGTGATTGAACCACTTAACTCTTTACGTACTAAACAACACCCCACAGAtaccaaaaatatatattaaaaatagattaatcatttgtactgtatgttgatATAATGACATGATACATCTAGACCTACAAGTGTTGAGATCAGCCTCAGATTCAGTCATTGGTTAGTGCATATGCCTATATAATATAAAGTATGCACCATTCTGTAACCTCCTATTATTAAATCATCCTAACGGTATAAATGCGTAACACACCTGAATTGAAAATCACTAACTGGAATGTAGACACGAATGCTGTGATGAACTAAAGCACAACAAAAACCCCCGAAAATAACAATTGCAACTGTTGTTTGTGCGCATTATATATAAAGTGTATGTTTAGTCGAAAGACAAACTGTGAGCGTTGAGACTATCTTCAcgttaaaaagtgaaaagttgctctacttaaacataataatgatgataatttttttaagtgttactaccgagcccctaaggtgacattg of Paramisgurnus dabryanus chromosome 22, PD_genome_1.1, whole genome shotgun sequence contains these proteins:
- the LOC135740327 gene encoding uncharacterized protein yields the protein MAKLMFALFLSAGVLLTSTQASFSELPETYKKGVELALQNIHDHESVQHHFLFLKSIQQSQIEAGFDVTYVYHNFYLKATKCTKGTENADTTMCAFRNDRPLIDCAVCYKTYAGEIEPKPIPFVSCVHKHKLTDVITTERVEHCNKMGYGSGSPTLLASGRPSD